One segment of Macrotis lagotis isolate mMagLag1 chromosome 1, bilby.v1.9.chrom.fasta, whole genome shotgun sequence DNA contains the following:
- the CNGA4 gene encoding cyclic nucleotide-gated channel alpha-4, whose product MSQESKVNTKESSPQAPSKPKKSVPVLDPSGDRYYWWLNTMVFPVMYNLIILVCRACFPDLQHGYLVAWFVLDYLSDFLYLVDIVVRFHTGFLDQGILVLDKGQISRRYMRTSYFLLDILSLVPTDLAYLRLGPHIPTLRLNRFLRVPRLFEAFDRTETRTAYPNAFRIAKLMLYIFVVIHWNSCLYFALSRYLGFGRDAWVYPDPAQPGFEHLRRQYLYSFYFSTLILTTVGDTPLPAREEEYLFMVGDFLLAVMGFATIMGSMSSVIYNMNTADAAFYPDHALVKKYMKLQHVNRRLERRVIDWYQHLQINKKMTNEVAILQHLPERLRAEVAVSVHLPTLSRVQIFQNCEASLLEELVLKLQPQTYSPGEYVCRKGDIGREMYIIREGQLAVVADDGVTQYAVLGAGLYFGEISIINIKGNMSGNRRTANIKSLGYSDLFCLSKEDLREVLSEYPQAQAVMEEKGREILLKMNKLDVNAEAAEIALQEAVDNRLRGLDQQLDELQTKFARLLAELESSALKIAYRIERLEWQTREWPAPEMTGEAADDEGEGAEEKIS is encoded by the exons ATGAGTCAAGAGTCCAAAGTGAACACCAAGGAGTCATCTCCTCAGGCACCTTCCAAACCCAA GAAGTCAGTGCCTGTCCTGGACCCATCAGGGGATCGGTATTATTGGTGGCTCAACACCATGGTGTTCCCAGTCATGTACAATCTCATTATCCTTGTCTGCAG GGCCTGCTTCCCAGATCTCCAGCATGGCTACTTGGTGGCTTGGTTTGTCCTGGACTACCTAAGTGACTTTCTCTATTTAGTGGACATTGTCGTACGCTTCCACACTG GCTTCCTGGACCAGGGCATCTTGGTGCTGGACAAGGGTCAGATCTCTCGGCGCTACATGCGGACATCATATTTCTTGTTGGATATATTGTCCCTGGTGCCCACAGACTTGGCATACTTGCGCTTGGGTCCACATATACCTACACTGAGGCTCAATCGTTTTCTTCGAGTTCCACGCCTTTTTGAGGCCTTTGACCGAACAGAGACACGTACAGCATATCCCAATGCCTTCCGAATTGCCAAACTAATGCTATATATCTTTGTTGTCATCCACTGGAATAGCTGTCTATATTTTGCATTGTCCCGATACTTGGGCTTTGGACGTGACGCCTGGGTCTACCCTGACCCAGCACAGCCTGGCTTTGAACACCTTCGTCGCCAGTACCTCTACAGTTTCTACTTCTCTACACTCATCCTCACCACTGTAGGAGATACACCACTGCCAGCCCGTGAGGAAGAATATCTTTTTATGGTGGGCGACTTCTTGCTGGCTGTCATGGGCTTTGCCACCATAATGGGGAGCATGAGCTCAGTCATCTACAATATGAACACAGCTGATGCAGCCTTCTACCCTGACCACGCACTTGTCAAGAAATACATGAAGCTGCAGCATGTCAATCGCCGACTGGAGCGTCGAGTCATTGACTG GTACCAACACCTGCAGATtaataagaaaatgacaaatgaagtGGCAATTCTGCAGCATCTACCTGAGCGCCTGCGTGCTGAGGTTGCTGTATCTGTGCACCTGCCCACCCTAAGCCGTGTGCAGATCTTCCAGAACTGTGAGGCCAGTCTCTTGGAGGAGCTTGTATTAAAACTGCAGCCCCAGACCTATTCACCAGGAGAATATGTGTGCCGTAAGGGCGATATTGGCCGTGAAATGTACATCATCCGGGAGGGCCAGTTGGCTGTGGTAGCTGATGATGGTGTTACCCAATATGCAGTGTTGGGTGCTGGGCTTTACTTCGGGGAGATCAGCATCATAAATATCAAAG GGAATATGTCTGGTAATCGTAGGACTGCAAACATCAAGAGTCTGGGCTACTCAGACCTCTTCTGCCTGAGTAAGGAAGATCTTCGAGAGGTACTGAGTGAGTACCCACAAGCCCAGGCTGTCATGGAGGAGAAGGGTAGAGAGATCCTGCTCAAAATGAACAAACTGGATGTGAATGCAGAGGCAGCTGAGATAGCCCTGCAGGAGGCTGTGGACAACCGCCTGCGTGGCCTTGATCAGCAGCTAGATGAGTTGCAAACCAAGTTTGCCCGCCTCCTGGCTGAACTGGAGTCTAGTGCCCTCAAGATAGCCTATCGCATTGAGCGACTAGAGTGGCAGACCCGTGAGTGGCCAGCACCTGAGATGACTGGAGAAGCCGCTGATGAtgaaggggagggggcagaggaaAAGATCTCTTAG